The genomic DNA CCGACCTGACCTTTCATCCCGATATCTTCGCTGCGCCCGCGCAATTCAGAGTGGTGAAAGCCGCGCCACACGACGATGCGGTTCCGGCCGCGGACACAACGCAAGGGAAGGAGGGCTCCGGCGCCGACGCTTATACCGGACGACGAGATGGCAAGGGGCTGTGAGCAGAAAGAAAAGTCGGAGGCCACCTACAAGATGGTGTGCCTCCGACTCACCCGGTGCATTCTCAGTACCCACACCCTATTTGATCTTCCGCATCCGGTCCAATTCTCCACGCCCTGTTGGTCGATGTGGATGCCCGACTGGGTTGCCCCGGTTGTGAGTTCGGTCGAGTTGTACAGGTCTCTCTCTACTGTCGGTGATCGCACGACACCCTCGCGGTCATCGAGACAGTACTTCCGCCCTTGGCCGCCACACCAACGGCAAAGGAGAAATCATGGATTTCGCATCGATCATCGTCGGCGTCGCAGTGGCCGGCGCATCAGCTGCCCAGGGCGGCGGAGTGGACCCCGCGATCACCGACAGCGTCACGTCGGTCGCACAGGAACTACCGCCCGCTCTCGCCCAGTATGTCCCGGACCCGCAGCCCTATCTCGACGACGCGGCCCGGGCAGTGCAGCAGGCGCAGGAGCAGTTGCCCGCCGAGTGGCAAGCCGAGATCGAGGACGCCATTCCACCGGAAGTCCAGGATGCCGCTGCAGGCGCCAGGGAACAGCTCCCGCCCGAGGCGCAGGGCCTGATTCCCGAGGTGGTCCTGCCCGCCCCCAGTCCGGAACTCCGGCCCGCCGGCGGTGTCACCCACCCGGCAGGCCCCGCAGCTCAGGCACCGTCATCGGATCCGCAGCAGGAGACGAAGCCGGTAGTTCTGCCTCCTGTCGTCAGCGGAGCACCCACCACTGCGGCCGGCATCCCCTCCCTGACAGGGATGCTCGCCCCGACCGCAATCAGTGATCTGACCTTCGATCCCCGCTTTCCCCGCAACCTCGAGTTCGCGCGTGCGGTCATCGAAGCGGCGATGCGTGCGATCGGATTGCCCTACCAATGGGGCGGCGGCCTTCTCGCCGGACCGTCGATGGGCGACGGCACCGGAGGAGCTACCGCCGGCTATGACTGCTCCGGGCTCACTCGCTTCGCCTACTACATCGGTACCGGCGGCACGAAGGTCTTGCCGCGAACCTCACAGGAACAGTTCCGGGCAGGCCAGCAGATCAGCATGGACCAAGCCCAGCCCGGTGACCTGCTGTTCGGGAACTGGCAGGCAGACGGGGCCAACCACGTCGCGATCTACCTCGGTGGCGGAAAAATGCTCGAGGCACCGCAGACCGGGCAGCTCGTCCAGATCAGCGCCGTCCGTCCGGACATGGTGCCCGCCCGCTTCCTGTGACCCCAGTCGGCACCATCAGGGATGGTGCCCTGCGCTTGATCCCGAAGCGGAACAATACGATCGCCACTATAGACCCAGACCGGCAACAGGTCGTGTCGCGACGTGCGGCACGACCGCAGAGAAGAAGGAGACAGTGACACATGACGATTACGCCAGCAGCCCACAAGAAGGCAATCGAGGCCGCACGAAAGAATGCGGAAGCACTGGCGCAGAAGGCAATCGAAACACGAGTCGCGCTTGTCGGAGCCATCGGGGAAGCGGTGGAAGAGCTTGCCGCGCTCGATTCCGCACGCGAGG from Rhodococcus jostii RHA1 includes the following:
- a CDS encoding C40 family peptidase, with the protein product MDFASIIVGVAVAGASAAQGGGVDPAITDSVTSVAQELPPALAQYVPDPQPYLDDAARAVQQAQEQLPAEWQAEIEDAIPPEVQDAAAGAREQLPPEAQGLIPEVVLPAPSPELRPAGGVTHPAGPAAQAPSSDPQQETKPVVLPPVVSGAPTTAAGIPSLTGMLAPTAISDLTFDPRFPRNLEFARAVIEAAMRAIGLPYQWGGGLLAGPSMGDGTGGATAGYDCSGLTRFAYYIGTGGTKVLPRTSQEQFRAGQQISMDQAQPGDLLFGNWQADGANHVAIYLGGGKMLEAPQTGQLVQISAVRPDMVPARFL